Within Planococcus citri chromosome 2, ihPlaCitr1.1, whole genome shotgun sequence, the genomic segment AATCATTTCTTGTTTCCTGAGCTCAGTCATTGAtcataaaatcaatttaaattttcattcatctcTCATCTGTCGGCCTCTTGCATGGATGAGTCGGTTGTCAAACGTTTTGTATGTGAGTATTGCGGGTTTGcagcgaataaaaaattcaacttgtgtCGTCACATTAAGCTATGTCATTTAAGTGCCAATCATCTTGTGAGAAGTAAAATAGCATGTGCATTATGTGATCAGTCAGTACTGAACAGAGATGATTTAACAACACATCTCTCGGAAGTTCACCAGCAAACCATCAAAACTGAAACATTGAAGTTTTCTTCTCCAATTGGTACGACTCGAGTAATCTTTCATTGACATAAACACTAGAATTATAAGGTATAGTTTTCGTGTAAATGAATTAGAATTCACGTTTTTGTTGCAGAATTTGAAGCATGGAGAAAACGCATAGAAGCCGAACATGTCTGCCGATATGTTCGACAGTCGGGAATTTTGAAACGTAGCAATGGACTCATCATTCAGTACTTGTATTGCCATAGAGATGGTTTCCTTCGTGATCGTTCCACAGGTTCGCGGAAAAGTCAGGGATCCAGTAAGATGAACGGTGCTTGTCCATCTAAAATTACTTACAAGGAACTTCCGTCGGGTGAAGTCGGTGTGACATTTGTGAGCACTCATCTAGGACACTGTGATTTTGTTAGACGATTGTATATACCGAAGGAAGATAGAAtaaaaattgctggtaattgtAGCGAGATAATTCCATAAAGTATTCCTCGTATTAATTGGCAATGCATTGTATCTAAtcgtttgaattttcttttcagaaaaaattaaacaaggtATACCATACGACGTAATTTTACAGTCTCTTCGTGAAGATGTTTCCGATGGTCCATGGCCGAATGGAGTTATTAATAAACGAGACCTACGGAATATTGCTCGAGATTTCAAACTAGATCAACCAAAAGGCCACGTAAATGATTTTTACAGTGTCGATCtatggtataaaaaaatcagtgcCGTTAATAATCCCGATGCGAGCTCGattttattctataaaaaaagCGGCGAAGCAATCAACGATGAACGACTTCAAAAGAACGATGTAATGCTGATTATTGCGAACGAATTTCAAAGACTGATGCTGAAAAAATACGGTGGTAACGTCGTTTGTACAGATGTAGTGCACGGTGCAAAGCCGGACGATTTTTATGCGATAACCATTATGATCTTAGACCAATCAGGTACAGGATTTCCGGCCGCATATTGTTTCACAAACAAAAAAGATGCAAAAATGTTCTCAGTGTTGTATGGAAAATTACGAGAGCAAGTGGGACAGCTGCGTACAGAGATATTCATATCGGGTGACGAAGAATCATCTTACGATGGTTGGAAGAGTGTAATGGGACCTGTGCCATATCGTTTATTGTGTCCGTGGATCATCGACACTTCTTGGCGACAgaacttgatcagtaaagtGACTAATCCGCAAAAACGTGCGATAATGTACAAAACCTTGAACGATTTGTTGCAAGAACCCGATACTCGAATATTTGATACCTTGTTAACGAATTTTTTGCGACAAATTATGAATGATCCTGAAACGCAATCGTTTGGATCGTATTTTTCGACTTTCTACGCATTTCGGCCAGCTTTCTGGGCATATAGTCATATACAGAGCTGTG encodes:
- the LOC135836259 gene encoding uncharacterized protein LOC135836259, whose protein sequence is MDESVVKRFVCEYCGFAANKKFNLCRHIKLCHLSANHLVRSKIACALCDQSVLNRDDLTTHLSEVHQQTIKTETLKFSSPIEFEAWRKRIEAEHVCRYVRQSGILKRSNGLIIQYLYCHRDGFLRDRSTGSRKSQGSSKMNGACPSKITYKELPSGEVGVTFVSTHLGHCDFVRRLYIPKEDRIKIAEKIKQGIPYDVILQSLREDVSDGPWPNGVINKRDLRNIARDFKLDQPKGHVNDFYSVDLWYKKISAVNNPDASSILFYKKSGEAINDERLQKNDVMLIIANEFQRLMLKKYGGNVVCTDVVHGAKPDDFYAITIMILDQSGTGFPAAYCFTNKKDAKMFSVLYGKLREQVGQLRTEIFISGDEESSYDGWKSVMGPVPYRLLCPWIIDTSWRQNLISKVTNPQKRAIMYKTLNDLLQEPDTRIFDTLLTNFLRQIMNDPETQSFGSYFSTFYAFRPAFWAYSHIQSCGLDSDLPLDAVHKVVNSYYIHAKRSFRLATCLDSLMRYTRDTSCLSQGKKPKPQRTAHKKEIMIAHEKAQQTDWNQHFEYVDEVIPNMWYVRSHTNEEIKYAVELLLEQPQVCSSSCSSTCEQCIPKICVHTFSCECTDYVMRRNICKHIHALVIFPNVPKEISVIQCDSTFQDDDIILDEAVVEIECDVSPTLETSGLKESGTYDLPAVENKLEQVVGYLKSNPDCTSEETSRLSQLADEMLNILHYRAKTK